A single region of the Streptomyces sp. AM 4-1-1 genome encodes:
- a CDS encoding phosphotransferase, whose translation MRIGQLLGSGRTADVYALDDEAWVLRRYRDGADATPEAAVMAHLADHGFPVPRVTSSPAFDSRSDLVMRRLTGTTMLQALLGGALTADEAATEIAGLLDLLHTVPARLAAHPGDRVLHLDLHPDNVVLTPEGPVVIDWTTSAEGPPGRDRAMSALILAQVAVDPASPAASGGRALLTALMPRLAAIGGVPDDDLAHVAAHRAANPMMSAAEVAHVGPAAELVARLAARCGSGAATG comes from the coding sequence ATGCGAATAGGTCAATTGCTGGGTTCGGGCCGTACGGCCGATGTGTATGCGCTCGACGACGAGGCGTGGGTGCTGCGCCGCTACCGCGACGGCGCCGACGCCACCCCGGAGGCGGCCGTGATGGCGCACCTCGCGGACCACGGCTTCCCGGTCCCCCGCGTCACCTCCTCCCCGGCCTTCGACTCCCGGTCGGACCTGGTGATGCGCCGCCTCACCGGTACGACGATGCTCCAGGCGCTGCTGGGCGGCGCGCTCACGGCGGACGAGGCCGCGACGGAGATCGCCGGGCTGCTGGATCTGCTGCACACGGTCCCGGCCCGGCTCGCCGCGCACCCCGGGGACCGCGTCCTCCACCTCGATCTGCACCCGGACAACGTGGTCCTGACGCCCGAGGGTCCGGTGGTGATCGACTGGACCACCTCGGCCGAGGGCCCTCCCGGCCGGGACCGGGCCATGTCCGCGCTGATCCTGGCCCAGGTCGCGGTCGACCCGGCGTCCCCCGCCGCCTCGGGCGGCCGGGCACTGCTCACCGCTCTGATGCCCCGGCTCGCCGCGATCGGCGGTGTGCCCGACGACGACCTCGCCCATGTCGCGGCCCATCGCGCCGCGAACCCCATGATGAGCGCGGCGGAGGTGGCCCACGTCGGCCCGGCGGCCGAACTGGTCGCACGGTTGGCGGCGCGCTGCGGGAGCGGGGCGGCCACGGGATGA
- a CDS encoding alpha-lytic protease prodomain-containing protein, whose translation MLRRRALAACTATVAVGALALAGLTGMASADPAPTAGTATPVAADQLSPGLLKAMQRDLGLDANEARTRIAHEYRAATSAAALKKSLGASFAGARVSGDAAALTVATTDAADVTRIAKAGAKAEVVDHSLAELDAAKAALDKVALNKAPKDVPVWYVDVRTNRVVVEATQAAAANAFLTSAGVAPGLVTVSHSTEQPRTFADLRGGDAYYMNGQGRCSIGFPVKRGTTQGFVSAGHCGTPGVTTSGVNQQAQGSFQGSTFPGRDYSWVAANSNWTARPLVNGYGNGDVTVTGSTEAVEGSSVCRSGSTTGWHCGSVQQRNSSVTYQEGTVSMVTRTNVCAEPGDSGGSFISGSQAQGVTSGGTGNCSQGGTTYFQPVNPALQAYGVTLVTSGTPTDPPTGPPTNPPNPGGTWAAGTNYNAGDVVTYGSGSYRCLQGHQAQPGWTPPVVPALWQQV comes from the coding sequence ATGCTCCGTAGACGTGCACTCGCCGCATGTACCGCCACAGTGGCCGTCGGCGCACTCGCGCTCGCCGGTCTGACCGGAATGGCCTCGGCCGATCCCGCCCCCACGGCGGGTACGGCCACCCCCGTAGCAGCGGACCAGCTCTCGCCCGGCCTGCTGAAGGCCATGCAGCGTGATCTCGGACTCGACGCGAACGAGGCCAGGACCCGCATCGCCCACGAGTACCGGGCCGCGACCTCGGCCGCCGCGCTCAAGAAGTCCCTCGGCGCCAGCTTCGCCGGTGCCCGGGTCAGCGGTGACGCCGCGGCCCTGACCGTCGCCACCACCGACGCCGCCGATGTCACCCGCATCGCCAAGGCGGGCGCGAAGGCGGAGGTCGTCGACCACAGCCTCGCCGAGCTGGACGCGGCCAAGGCGGCGCTCGACAAGGTCGCGCTGAACAAGGCGCCCAAGGACGTGCCGGTCTGGTACGTCGACGTGCGCACCAACCGGGTCGTCGTCGAGGCCACCCAGGCCGCCGCCGCCAACGCCTTCCTCACCTCCGCCGGTGTCGCTCCCGGGCTGGTGACGGTCAGTCACTCCACCGAGCAGCCGCGGACGTTCGCGGACCTGCGTGGCGGTGACGCGTACTACATGAACGGGCAGGGCCGCTGCTCCATCGGCTTCCCCGTCAAGCGCGGCACCACCCAGGGTTTCGTCAGCGCCGGGCACTGCGGTACGCCGGGTGTGACCACCAGTGGGGTCAACCAGCAGGCCCAGGGCTCCTTCCAGGGCTCCACCTTCCCGGGCCGTGACTACTCCTGGGTCGCCGCCAACAGCAACTGGACCGCCCGCCCGCTGGTCAACGGCTACGGCAACGGCGACGTGACGGTCACCGGTTCCACCGAGGCCGTCGAGGGTTCCTCGGTCTGCCGCTCCGGTTCGACGACCGGCTGGCACTGCGGCTCCGTGCAGCAGCGCAACAGCAGCGTCACGTACCAGGAGGGCACCGTCTCCATGGTGACCCGCACCAACGTGTGCGCCGAACCCGGTGACTCCGGCGGTTCGTTCATCTCCGGCAGCCAGGCGCAGGGTGTCACCTCGGGCGGCACCGGCAACTGCTCGCAGGGCGGTACGACGTACTTCCAGCCCGTGAACCCGGCGCTCCAGGCATACGGCGTGACGCTGGTGACCAGCGGCACCCCGACCGACCCGCCGACCGGCCCGCCCACCAACCCGCCGAACCCGGGCGGCACCTGGGCGGCCGGGACGAACTACAACGCCGGCGATGTCGTGACGTACGGCTCCGGCAGCTACCGCTGCCTCCAGGGACACCAGGCGCAGCCCGGCTGGACTCCTCCGGTCGTGCCGGCGCTCTGGCAGCAGGTCTGA